The proteins below are encoded in one region of Silene latifolia isolate original U9 population chromosome 2, ASM4854445v1, whole genome shotgun sequence:
- the LOC141630352 gene encoding uncharacterized protein LOC141630352 → MTTPNASASTSSTPLSNVSWLRSFMDRCKLEKNGSNFADWDAQLQLAAQGDDKLRYLTEASPTEPPNTRSAARQSYEDYQKESAAMKNVLIFAMEAELQRSAIKISTAHEIYMKLVNMFSRAPRVIQYEAASAFFDLNIKEGQKVSPHVLKLIEHVETLKMHKVEIPNELVIDRILHSLSKIKAYVQFRVNFNMQDKKVSLDELHKMLVQAERDMGLSVSTTKDVLNVNQKSKGTFKKSGKKGKKRTPNRNKAKTYEASTSKPKYSAPSGDKCHYCCGVGHWKRNCSKYLGDIKAGKVTPVGPPPSKDKGKEKQA, encoded by the exons atgacaactccaaacgcgtccgcatccactagttccaccccactttccaatgtgtcatggctccgatccttcatggatcgatgtaagttagaaaagaatgggtccaatttcgccgattgggatgcacaacttcaattggccgcgcaaggtgacgacaagcttcgttaccttaccgaggcatctcccaccgaaccaccTAATACTAGGTCCGCCGCTAGGCAATCCTATGAggattaccaaaaggagtcggccgcaatgaaaaatgtattgatctttgctatggaggccgaactccaaagaagtgctataaagattagcaccgctcatgagatctatatgaagcttgtgaacatgttttcacgagctcctagggtcattcaatatgaggcggcttccgcattctttgatcttaacatcaaagagggccaaaaggtgagcccacatgtgctcaagttgatagagcatgttgagaccttgaaaatgcataaggtggaaattcccaatgaactcgtgattgatcgaattcttcattccctaagcaaaatcaaagcatatgttcaattccgggtgaattttaatatgcaagataagaaggtttcccttgatgagttgcacaaaatgcttgtgcaagccgaaagggatatggggctaagtgttagcaccaccaaagatgtgctcaatgttaatcaaaagagcaagggaactttcaagaaaagcgggaaaaagggaaagaagcgaactcccaacaggaacaaagctaagacttatgaagcaagcacctccaagcccaagtacagtgccccctccggggacaagtgccactattgttgtggagttgggcattggaagagaaactgttccaagtatcttggcgacatcaaagctggaaaggttactCCTGTAG ggccccctcctagcaaggacaaaggcaaggagaagcaagcctag